Proteins from a genomic interval of Medicago truncatula cultivar Jemalong A17 chromosome 3, MtrunA17r5.0-ANR, whole genome shotgun sequence:
- the LOC25490416 gene encoding zinc finger CCCH domain-containing protein 24 has product MADSMVDASDGSIDTLKVTPSGPEAGVNASDADSSGLVNAADAAGADINRVDANGNHPVDVMVVPHKLEVVKTSLEELLLSPGADISCSVPLSVNSSSPHSAAPLSSAENESPSSPVAPKFTDTAVNSASEKKEYPIALPSVESSMYATDEFRMYSFKVLLCPRAYSHDWTECPFKHPHENARRRDLRKFTYSCVPCPDFKKGDCKRADTCEFAHGLFETWLHPDRYRTILCKDGTSCDRKVCFFAHLAEELRPIYVSTGSAVPLPRSAASAPNVMDNAAATSLYRGLLPTPFALPLSPYANGISPSNNARPALRLPGRNMFQDIHCQQHMLNDLSCFSQPRPGAISVSRSVNSWSNWGSRTRKPDWSVNGSDFGRSQHGNNDEDPDLSWVQSLLN; this is encoded by the coding sequence ATGGCGGATTCAATGGTGGATGCTTCCGATGGGAGTATTGATACGCTAAAGGTTACACCGTCAGGTCCAGAGGCTGGTGTAAATGCTTCTGATGCTGATTCAAGTGGTTTGGTTAATGCTGCTGATGCTGCTGGCGCTGATATCAATCGTGTGGATGCAAATGGAAACCATCCGGTGGATGTTATGGTTGTTCCACATAAGCTCGAGGTTGTGAAAACAAGTCTTGAAGAACTGCTTTTATCACCTGGGGCTGATATCAGTTGTTCTGTTCCGCTATCTGTTAATTCATCAAGTCCTCATTCTGCTGCGCCTTTATCATCTGCTGAAAATGAATCTCCATCCTCTCCTGTGGCTCCAAAGTTTACCGACACAGCTGTTAATTCTGCATCAGAAAAGAAAGAATATCCAATTGCACTTCCAAGTGTAGAAAGCAGCATGTACGCCACAGATGAATTTCGCATGTATTCGTTTAAGGTTCTTCTTTGTCCTCGTGCATACTCTCATGATTGGACCGAGTGTCCTTTTAAACATCCTCATGAGAATGCTCGAAGGAGAGACCTTAGAAAGTTCACCTACAGCTGTGTACCATGCCCTGATTTTAAAAAAGGGGACTGCAAACGTGCAGATACGTGTGAATTTGCTCATGGACTATTCGAGACATGGCTACACCCAGATCGGTATCGCACAATTCTCTGCAAAGATGGTACTAGTTGTGACCGAAAGGTGTGCTTTTTTGCACACTTAGCTGAAGAGCTGCGTCCAATATATGTCTCCACTGGATCTGCTGTTCCTTTACCCCGATCAGCTGCATCTGCTCCCAATGTCATGGACAATGCTGCTGCAACGAGCCTTTATCGTGGTTTGCTACCAACTCCCTTTGCACTGCCTTTATCTCCATATGCAAATGGCATCTCTCCCTCAAATAATGCTAGGCCAGCTCTTCGCTTACCAGGAAGAAATATGTTCCAAGACATTCATTGTCAGCAGCACATGCTAAATGACTTAAGTTGTTTCTCACAGCCCCGTCCTGGTGCCATTTCAGTGAGTCGGTCTGTTAACTCCTGGTCTAACTGGGGATCTCGTACTAGAAAACCTGATTGGTCCGTTAACGGAAGTGACTTTGGTCGATCGCAGCATGGAAACAATGACGAAGATCCTGATCTATCTTGGGTCCAATCTCTTCTCAACTAA